A single region of the Brassica rapa cultivar Chiifu-401-42 chromosome A03, CAAS_Brap_v3.01, whole genome shotgun sequence genome encodes:
- the LOC103861142 gene encoding uncharacterized protein LOC103861142, with the protein MDGTGAVVIHFDHGGDKNIYTLVMRGKYEEITYSRLVDRIGKKMNIDVAATKLQLSYYPLVVDNKRPCYILDDEDVLGYLMEVDRKNRRSVLHVEFSENISENQSNEQFSMNEEIQIDARANDGMAGVEELAIVPQNQSDGYNHEELAIVPPRQSDRYEHEDCNEEGDEMNDREELPAVTPSVDTIVNAEWDDGIDMSLYQEFATKEELRNLVDAGVHSNCFEVDIIKTNRTVYVLKCRGVGCRWYLRAARLKNSAFFSVRTYRKMHTCTRGEGSVTKRGKRGTPSLVAGVVHEDYPGQYKTPDPKSLIKLVKNKLGVTVSYSTALRGKHKAVSDLRGNPQESFARLPSYLYMLERMNPGTITRLVVDEKKQFKYMFFALKACIEGFQAMRKVIIMDGTHLKGVYGGVLLIATAQDPDHHHYPLAFAVVDGEKNASWEWFLTILKTLIPDDPQLVFCTDRNQCIIKKVHEVYPMAIHGYCIFHLSNNVAGACSKVNKKGVARKFRKIAGMYTEVEFRKSYNDFRRTLPQAAEYLDESVHETKWARCQFPGERYNIDTTNTVESINGVLKEPRKYALLPMLDVIIGKMVEWFNKYRDLSLRVPERQILIPYVHGILHHSYPKAKKLTVMELNRFERQYTVIGKDGQGYYVDLGNGTCQCKCFDIDRYPCVHAQAAIIARGEMSEDYCSKYYYMEQWTLAYYKTIYPVPHHSLWESYEIPDEILSQVVYPPHVERKKGRLQETRFPSAGEYRRKKKKKYPPLVCENDGIDSDESGSDGIDE; encoded by the coding sequence ATGGATGGTACTGGAGCTGTGGTGATACATTTTGATCATGGTGgagacaaaaatatttatacattagTAATGAGAGGAAAATATGAGGAGATAACCTATTCTCGCTTGGTTGATAGAATAggcaagaaaatgaatatcgaTGTAGCTGCGACGAAGCTTCAACTGAGCTACTATCCCCTGGTCGTGGATAATAAGAGGCCTTGTTATATTTTGGATGATGAAGATGTTTTAGGATATTTAATGGAGGTGGATAGGAAAAACCGGCGTAGTGTTTTGCATGTGGAGTTTTCCGAAAATATCTCAGAAAATCAGAGTAACGAGCAGTTTTCTATGAACGAGGAAATTCAGATTGATGCCAGAGCTAATGATGGTATGGCTGGAGTTGAGGAGTTGGCAATTGTTCCTCAAAACCAATCAGATGGGTATAATCATGAGGAGTTAGCAATTGTTCCTCCAAGACAATCAGATAGGTATGAGCATGAGGATTGCAATGAAGAGGGTGATGAAATGAATGATAGGGAGGAGTTGCCGGCTGTTACACCATCTGTAGACACAATTGTCAATGCTGAGTGGGATGATGGTATTGATATGAGTTTGTATCAAGAATTTGCGACTAAGGAAGAGCTGAGGAATTTAGTGGACGCAGGAGTGCATTCGAATTGTTTTGAGGTTGATATAATCAAGACGAATCGTACTGTTTATGTATTGAAATGTCGTGGGGTTGGATGCAGATGGTATTTACGAGCTGCAAGGCTGAAAAACTCAGCCTTTTTCAGTGTCAGAACGTATAGAAAGATGCATACGTGTACTCGGGGAGAGGGAAGTGTAACCAAGAGGGGGAAAAGAGGAACACCAAGCTTGGTCGCAGGAGTGGTGCATGAAGATTATCCAGGCCAATACAAGACTCCAGATCCAAAGTCTCTCATAAAGTTGGTGAAGAACAAACTAGGTGTCACGGTTTCATATTCTACAGCTTTGAGAGGGAAACACAAAGCTGTCAGTGATTTGCGTGGTAACCCTCAGGAGAGTTTTGCTAGACTTCCATCTTACTTGTACATGTTAGAAAGAATGAATCCTGGTACCATCACAAGATTAGTAGTGGATGAGAAGAAGCAGTTTAAGTATATGTTCTTTGCGCTTAAAGCTTGCATCGAAGGGTTTCAAGCAATGAGGAAAGTGATAATAATGGATGGAACTCACCTGAAGGGTGTGTATGGAGGAGTGCTTCTCATTGCCACTGCTCAGGATCcagatcatcatcattatcccCTCGCTTTTGCGGTAGTAGATGGTGAGAAAAATGCGAGCTGGGAGTGGTTTTTGACTATACTGAAAACTTTGATACCAGATGATCCTCAGCTTGTTTTTTGTACTGATAGAAACCAATGCATCATCAAGAAGGTGCACGAGGTGTACCCAATGGCGATCCATGGATATTGCATTTTTCACTTGTCTAATAATGTTGCCGGAGCATGCAGCAAAGTTAACAAGAAAGGGGTTGCCAGAAAGTTTAGAAAAATTGCTGGTATGTACACAGAGGTCGAGTTCAGAAAAAGCTACAATGATTTCAGGAGAACGTTGCCTCAAGCCGCTGAGTATCTAGATGAGAGTGTTCATGAGACCAAATGGGCAAGATGTCAATTTCCGGGAGAAAGGTACAACATAGATACAACCAACACTGTTGAATCAATCAATGGTGTTTTAAAGGAACCAAGGAAATATGCATTGTTGCCAATGCTTGATGTGATCATTGGGAAGATGGTAGAATGGTTTAACAAATATCGTGATTTATCTTTACGCGTTCCAGAGAGACAGATACTAATTCCCTACGTGCATGGGATATTGCATCACAGTTATCCGAAGGCAAAAAAGCTCACGGTGATGGAGCTAAACAGATTTGAACGTCAGTACACTGTGATTGGCAAAGATGGTCAAGGTTATTATGTTGATTTAGGCAACGGAACATGCCAGTGCAAGTGTTTTGATATTGATCGGTATCCTTGTGTGCATGCACAGGCTGCGATCATCGCGCGTGGAGAAATGTCTGAAGACTATTGTTCTAAGTATTATTATATGGAGCAGTGGACTTTGGCATATTACAAGACAATATATCCAGTGCCTCATCATTCATTATGGGAAAGTTATGAAATTCCAGATGAAATCCTATCTCAGGTTGTCTACCCTCCGCATGTGGAAAGAAAGAAAGGAAGACTACAAGAAACTAGATTTCCATCAGCTGGGGAATATCggaggaagaaaaagaagaagtatcCACCATTGGTGTGTGAGAATGATGGAATTGACAGCGATGAAAGTGGAAGCGATGGAATTGATGAATGA
- the LOC103860786 gene encoding putative TrmH family tRNA/rRNA methyltransferase gives MVGFESYVVVHNIAKRHNVGTLARSATAFGVTELILVGRRDFNAFGSHGSASHVRFRHFHSLIEARNYLKDEKDCDICGVEIADGASAVNEHPFKRSTAFLLGNEGSGLSAKEYEICDFFVYIPQYGCGTASLNVTVAASIVLHHFGVWGGFSERVRDGSKFIVADRPLRQGKRNICAGTEESIVEERKLRKESAKNGFFDEDGNGNSSSELLNGLFLNE, from the exons ATGGTGGGGTTTGAGAGCTACGTGGTTGTCCACAACATAGCAAAGCGTCACAACGTCGGAACTCTAGCTCGTAGCGCGACGGCCTTCGGTGTCACGGAGCTGATCCTCGTCGGCCGCCGTGACTTCAACGCCTTCGGAAGCCATGGCTCCGCCTCTCACGTCCGTTTCCGCCACTTTCACTCCCTCATCGAAGCTCGCAACTACCTCAAG GATGAGAAAGATTGCGATATATGCGGAGTTGAGATTGCAGATGGAGCTTCTGCGGTCAATGAACATCCTTTCAAAAGAAGCACTGCCTTTCTTCTTGGTAATGAG gGATCAGGTTTATCAGCTAAAGAGTATGAGATATGTGACTTCTTTGTATACATTCCTCAGTATGGCTGTGGCACTGCCTCCTTGAATGTCACTGTTGCTGCTTCTATTGTCTTGCATCATTTTGGAG TTTGGGGTGGGTTTTCTGAACGTGTCCGAGATGGAAGCAAGTTTATAGTCGCGGATAGACCCTTAAGGCAAGGGAAACGGAATATCTGTGCTGGTACTGAAGAATCCATCGTTGAAGAGAGGAAGTTGAGGAAAGAAAGTGCGAAAAATGGGTTCTTTGATGAAGATGGAAACGGGAATTCATCATCTGAGCTTTTAAACGGTTTGTTCCTAAACGAGTAA
- the LOC103860785 gene encoding pyruvate, phosphate dikinase 1, chloroplastic encodes MKSMILKTTPELFQGDGVHRTDLLGKNRLVSRSYRLGNGSSRFAKIGTIHCQQFSVGKTGSHREVKTRAILSPVSEPAPTQTKKRVFTFGKGRSEGNKGMKSLLGGKGANLAEMASIGLSVPPGLTISTEACQQYQVAGKKLPEGLWEEILEGLSFIERDIGASLADPSKPLLLSVRSGAAVSMPGMMDTVLNLGLNDQVVVGLAAKSGERFAYDSFRRFLDMFGDVVLGIPHAKFEEKLESMKESKGVKNDTELSATDLKELVEQYKSVYLEVKGQEFPSEPKKQLELAIEAVFDSWDSPRAIKYRSINQISGLKGTAVNIQCMVFGNMGDTSGTGVLFTRNPSTGEKKLYGEFLVNAQGEDVVAGIRTPEDLDTMKRLMPQAYAELVENCDILEGHYKDMMDIEFTVQEERLWMLQCRAGKRTGKGAVKIAVDMVGEGLVDKSTAIKMVEPQHLDQLLHPQFHDVSGYREKVVAKGLPASPGAAVGQVVFTAEEAEVWHSQGKNVILVRTETSPEDVGGMHAAEGILTARGGMTSHAAVVARGWGKCCIAGCSEIRVDENQKVLLIGDLTINEGEWISMNGTTGEVILGKQALAPPALSADLETFMSWADSVRRLKVMANADTPEDAIAARKNGAEGIGLCRTEHMFFGADRIKAVRKMIMAVTTEQRKASLDVLLPYQRSDFEGIFRAMDGLPVTIRLLDPPLHEFLPEGDLDAIVHEVAEETGMKEDVILSQIEKLSEVNPMLGFRGCRLGISYPELTEMQARAIFEAAASMQKQGVTVLPELMVPLVGTPQELGHQVNVIREVAKKVFAETGHTVSYKVGTMIEIPRAALIADEIAEEAEFFSFGTNDLTQMTFGYSRDDVAKFLPIYLAKGILQNDPFEVLDQRGVGQLVKMATEKGRAARPNLKVGVCGEHGGEPSSVAFFAEVGLDYVSCSPFRVPIARLAAAQVVA; translated from the exons CGGGTGTTCACCTTCGGAAAAGGAAGAAGCGAAGGCAACAAGGGCATGAAGTCCTTG TTGGGAGGTAAAGGAGCGAACCTGGCGGAGATGGCGAGCATAGGCTTGTCGGTGCCGCCGGGACTAACCATATCAACGGAGGCTTGTCAGCAATATCAGGTCGCCGGCAAGAAACTTCCAGAAGGTTTATGGGAAGAGATTCTAGAGGGTCTTAGCTTCATTGAACGTGACATTGGAGCTTCCCTCGCCGACCCCTCCAAGCCACTCCTCCTCTCCGTTCGCTCCGGCGCAGCC GTCTCAATGCCCGGTATGATGGATACTGTTCTCAACCTTGGTTTAAACGACCAAGTTGTGGTCGGTCTGGCCGCCAAAAGTGGAGAGCGTTTCGCTTATGACTCTTTCCGGCGGTTTCTTGATATGTTCGGTGACGTT GTGTTAGGGATCCCACACGCCAAGTTTGAAGAGAAGCTAGAGAGCATGAAGGAGAGCAAAGGAGTCAAAAACGACACCGAGTTAAGCGCAACTGATCTCAAAGAATTGGTTGAGCAGTACAAGAGTGTTTACTTGGAGGTCAAGGGTCAAGAGTTTCCTTCAG AACCGAAGAAGCAACTGGAGCTAGCGATTGAAGCGGTATTCGACTCTTGGGATAGCCCTAGAGCCATCAAGTACAGAAGCATTAACCAGATAAGTGGATTGAAAGGAACCGCGGTGAACATTCAGTGTAtggtgtttggaaacatgggaGACACTTCAGGGACTGGTGTTCTCTTCACCAGGAACCCTAGTACCGGAGAGAAGAAGCTCTATGGCGAGTTTCTTGTCAATGCTCAG GGAGAGGATGTGGTTGCTGGGATAAGGACACCAGAAGATTTGGATACAATGAAGAGATTAATGCCTCAGGCTTATGCAGAACTTGTAGAGAACTGTGACATCCTAGAGGGACATTACAAAGACATGATG GATATAGAATTCACGGTACAAGAGGAGAGATTGTGGATGCTGCAATGCAGAGCGGGTAAGAGAACTGGTAAAGGTGCGGTGAAGATAGCGGTTGATATGGTAGGTGAAGGTCTTGTAGATAAATCAACTGCTATCAAGATGGTTGAACCTCAACATCTTGATCAGCTTCTTCACCCAcag TTTCATGATGTGTCGGGGTACCGTGAAAAAGTGGTGGCCAAGGGGTTACCAGCGTCTCCAGGAGCGGCGGTTGGACAAGTTGTGTTCACGGCGGAGGAAGCCGAAGTTTGGCATTCTCAGGGCAAAAACGTGATtctg GTTCGAACGGAGACAAGCCCTGAAGATGTTGGAGGCATGCACGCGGCGGAGGGAATACTGACGGCGAGGGGAGGAATGACGTCACACGCGGCGGTTGTTGCTCGTGGTTGGGGGAAATGTTGCATCGCCGGGTGCTCAGAGATTCGCGTCGACGAGAACCAAAAG GTTCTTTTGATTGGAGATTTGACGATAAATGAAGGTGAATGGATCTCGATGAATGGAACAACAGGTGAAGTTATATTAGGGAAACAAGCATTGGCTCCACCGGCTTTAAGTGCAGATTTGGAGACTTTCATGTCTTGGGCTGATTCTGTCAGACGTCTCAAG GTTATGGCGAATGCGGATACACCTGAAGACGCCATTGCAGCTAGGAAAAATGGTGCTGAAGGGATCGGTCTTTGCAGGACAGAGCATATG TTCTTTGGGGCAGATAGGATCAAAGCAGTGAGGAAGATGATAATGGCGGTGACAACAGAGCAAAGGAAAGCTTCTCTAGACGTCTTGCTTCCTTACCAACGTTCTGATTTCGAAGGGATCTTCCGTGCAATGGACG GTTTACCAGTAACAATCCGTTTGTTAGACCCTCCGCTTCACGAGTTTCTCCCTGAAGGTGATTTGGATGCTATAGTACACGAGGTAGCTGAAGAAACAGGCATGAAAGAAGATGTCATCTTGTCACAGATTGAGAAACTCTCTGAAGTCAACCCAATGCTTGGTTTCCGCGGTTGcag GCTTGGAATATCATATCCGGAGTTAACAGAAATGCAAGCACGTGCGATTTTTGAAGCAGCAGCGTCAATGCAGAAACAAGGCGTTACTGTTCTTCCTGAGCTTATGGTTCCACTTGTAGGAACTCCTCAG GAACTGGGACACCAAGTTAATGTAATCCGGGAAGTTGCAAAGAAAGTATTTGCTGAGACGGGTCACACCGTGAGCTACAAGGTTGGGACAATGATTGAGATCCCACGAGCCGCGCTCATTGCAGATGAG attGCAGAAGAGGCAGAGTTTTTCTCGTTTGGGACAAATGACTTGACACAGATGACATTTGGATACAGTAGAGACGATGTTGCAAAGTTTCTGCCGATTTACCTCGCCAAAGGAATTTTACAGAACGACCCTTTTGAG GTTCTTGATCAGAGAGGTGTAGGGCAACTGGTCAAGATGGCCACAGAAAAAGGACGAGCGGCTAGGCCTAACCTCAAG GTTGGGGTATGTGGAGAACATGGAGGAGAGCCATCATCTGTTGCATTCTTTGCTGAAGTGGGACTTGACTATGTCTCATGTTCTCCTTTCAG GGTTCCTATTGCAAGGCTAGCAGCTGCTCAAGTTGTTGCTTGA